In Sphaeramia orbicularis chromosome 15, fSphaOr1.1, whole genome shotgun sequence, a single genomic region encodes these proteins:
- the LOC115434318 gene encoding calcium homeostasis modulator protein 6-like → MIRKAQKGLISYVKTETEKNSGVFYVVTGLLLTGIEKILETEFTCPCQSGWSSLFSAGYFLAPSLLFFVVMLKISGFKCVCSVETVTSVLKSLIPPAIWVILLFLDGRYYVCAKTYWSGHLVKDDSHIPEKWCKPDDTTLAAELEEKTRWWFSESKIYGVIFISLVAVIFVIYHCTICSCGRRFLRRYCLCCLEKLTSCCNQCHDKCRAKCSSNSRDRYDSFRNQCRGRYAWCHDRWVCEECHKDLEEQRPSETETESSDTVPLLNEDTSGHPGNEEE, encoded by the exons ATG ATCCGAAAGGCGCAGAAGGGTCTGATTTCCTATGTGAAGACTGAAACTGAGAAGAATTCTGGTGTTTTCTATGTGGTGACTGGTTTGCTTCTGACTGGCATTGAAAAAATCCTGGAGACGGAGTTTACGTGTCCATGTCAGTCTGGTTGGAGCTCTTTGTTTTCAGCGGGCTATTTCCTGGCTCCGTCACTTCTCTTCTTTGTGGTGATGTTGAAGATCTCAGGATTTAAGTGTGTGTGCTCAGTGGAAACTGTGACGTCGGTGCTGAAGAGCCTGATTCCACCTGCAATATGGGTTATCCTGCTTTTCCTGGATGGACGTTACTATGTGTGTGCAAAAACCTACTGGTCTGGACATCTGGTGAAAGATGATAGCCATATTCCTGAGAAATGGTGTAAACCGGACGACACAACCTTAGCAGCAGAACTAGAAGAAAAAACCCGTTGGTGGTTTTCAGAGTCCAag ATCTATGGAGTGATCTTCATCAGCTTAGTAGCGGTAATTTTTGTAATCTACCACTGCACCATCTGCAGCTGTGGCCGCAGGTTCCTCCGCAGGTACTGTCTCTGCTGCCTCGAAAAACTCACCAGCTGCTGCAATCAATGCCACGATAAATGCCGTGCTAAGTGCTCCAGTAACTCCCGTGATCGCTATGATTCGTTCCGCAATCAATGCCGTGGTCGCTATGCATGGTGCCACGATCGCTGGGTCTGCGAGGAGTGCCACAAAGATCTTGAAGAACAACGTccttcagaaacagaaacagaatcaTCAGATACTGTTCCACTTCTTAACGAAGACACATCTGGGCACCCTGGGAACGAGGAGGAATAA